The Microbacterium maritypicum genome contains a region encoding:
- a CDS encoding phage holin family protein codes for MRFIIRVVVNAFALWVVTLIPALQVVITAFPPGETLQLVLTLLAVAAIFALVNTIIGTIVKIVAFPLYIITFGLIGFLINGFLLWLTAWITSGFGWGLTVGDFWWGVLAALIISVINGIFGFILRPQSKNRRD; via the coding sequence ATGCGCTTCATCATCCGCGTCGTCGTCAACGCCTTCGCCCTCTGGGTCGTCACCCTGATCCCTGCCCTGCAGGTCGTGATCACCGCCTTCCCGCCGGGCGAGACGCTGCAGCTCGTACTGACCCTGCTCGCGGTGGCTGCGATCTTCGCGCTCGTGAACACGATCATCGGCACGATCGTGAAGATCGTCGCGTTCCCGCTCTACATCATCACGTTCGGTCTGATCGGCTTCCTGATCAACGGCTTCCTGCTGTGGTTGACCGCGTGGATCACGAGCGGCTTCGGCTGGGGCCTGACGGTCGGCGACTTCTGGTGGGGCGTGCTCGCCGCGCTCATCATCTCGGTGATCAACGGCATCTTCGGCTTCATCCTGCGACCGCAGAGCAAGAACCGCCGCGACTGA
- a CDS encoding MFS transporter: MTASVDRASIGLRSERGPILGALMLATGLIAIDATILATAVPSIVRDLGSYQQFPWLFSVYLLAQAVSVPIYSRFADTVGRKPIILLGIVLFLLGSLLCGFAWSMPALIVFRIIQGIGAGAVAPMAMTIVGDIYTVAERAKVQGYVASVWAISSVVGPALGGIFAQLDAWRWIFWINIPLCLIAGWMLLRNYKEQKQTQRHSIDYAGAVLLTIGLTAVILGMLEGGNAWAWLSVQSALCFGIGVIALVAFGIVERRVAEPIVDLRLAARRLILTTTLVSLGIGALMLGVTSFAPAYLEGSTGIAPLLSGLAVAALTLGWPLAAANAGRLYLRIGFRRTTLIGMSITTVAAIALAAVASWPNPFVIAGIAFVLGFGLGWSAAPTLIAAQASVGWGERGAVTGMNAFARSAGSAVGVAVFGAISNAVIAQGAGPDDPGTIIHASVWVFVAVAVTAVLTLIAAAFMPKDRVEEHSGEPAP; this comes from the coding sequence GTGACTGCCTCCGTCGACCGCGCCTCCATCGGACTCCGGTCGGAGCGAGGCCCCATCCTCGGCGCGCTCATGCTCGCCACCGGCCTCATCGCGATCGATGCCACGATCCTCGCGACCGCGGTGCCCAGCATCGTCCGCGATCTCGGCAGCTACCAGCAGTTCCCGTGGCTGTTCTCGGTGTATCTGCTCGCGCAGGCCGTGAGCGTGCCCATCTACTCCCGATTCGCCGACACCGTGGGCCGCAAGCCGATCATCCTCCTCGGCATCGTGCTGTTCCTGCTCGGTTCCCTCCTGTGCGGATTCGCCTGGAGCATGCCGGCGCTGATCGTGTTCCGCATCATCCAGGGCATCGGCGCCGGTGCCGTCGCCCCCATGGCGATGACCATCGTCGGCGACATCTACACGGTCGCCGAGCGCGCCAAGGTACAGGGGTACGTCGCGAGCGTGTGGGCCATCTCTTCGGTCGTCGGTCCGGCACTCGGCGGAATCTTCGCCCAGCTCGACGCCTGGCGGTGGATCTTCTGGATCAACATCCCGCTCTGCCTGATCGCCGGGTGGATGCTGCTGCGCAACTACAAGGAGCAGAAGCAGACCCAGCGCCACAGCATCGACTACGCGGGCGCGGTGCTGCTCACGATCGGGTTGACCGCGGTCATCCTCGGCATGCTGGAGGGCGGCAACGCGTGGGCATGGCTGTCCGTGCAGAGCGCGCTCTGCTTCGGGATCGGGGTGATCGCCCTCGTGGCCTTCGGCATCGTCGAGCGCCGCGTCGCCGAGCCGATCGTCGACCTGCGTCTCGCGGCTCGTCGGCTCATCCTCACCACCACGCTCGTGTCGCTCGGCATCGGCGCGCTGATGCTCGGTGTCACCAGCTTCGCTCCGGCCTACCTCGAGGGATCCACCGGCATCGCCCCGCTGCTCTCCGGCCTCGCGGTCGCGGCGCTGACCCTCGGCTGGCCGCTCGCCGCGGCGAACGCAGGACGCCTGTATCTGCGGATCGGCTTCCGCCGCACCACGCTGATCGGCATGAGCATCACGACGGTTGCCGCCATCGCGCTGGCCGCCGTCGCCTCGTGGCCGAACCCGTTCGTGATCGCCGGCATCGCCTTCGTGCTCGGTTTCGGACTCGGGTGGAGCGCGGCGCCGACCCTGATCGCCGCGCAGGCCTCGGTCGGCTGGGGCGAGCGCGGGGCGGTGACGGGCATGAACGCGTTCGCACGGTCGGCCGGAAGCGCCGTGGGCGTCGCGGTGTTCGGCGCCATCTCCAACGCGGTCATCGCGCAGGGAGCGGGTCCTGACGACCCCGGCACGATCATCCATGCGTCGGTCTGGGTGTTCGTCGCGGTCGCCGTGACCGCCGTGCTCACCCTGATCGCCGCCGCGTTCATGCCGAAGGACAGGGTCGAAGAGCACTCCGGAGAGCCGGCTCCCTAG
- a CDS encoding histidinol-phosphate transaminase, with translation MTEPILPRIRPAIAALAPYRQGKQAGPDAFKLSSNENPFDPLPSVLEALQSTTPINRYPDATAGRLRARLGARYGVEPDQVHVASGSVSILHQLILATASVGDEVIYAWRSFEAYPSLPLVAGATGVQVPLTADSRHDLDAMADAVTDRTRAIILCTPNNPTGPIITSAEFAAFVERVPNDVLIILDEAYTEFVTAPDAVDGLAERVFEQHPNVVVLRTFSKAYGLAGLRVGYAIGHEKVLDAARTTGIPLSVTSAAENAAIASLDAEPELLERVAVIVERRARLLEGLRAQGWDVPDSQSNFVWLPAGERTDDVAAAFVENDLIVRPFSGDGIRISVGEEDSIARVLEVAASVR, from the coding sequence GTGACCGAGCCCATCCTGCCCCGCATCCGTCCCGCCATCGCCGCGCTCGCGCCGTATCGCCAGGGCAAGCAGGCAGGCCCCGACGCGTTCAAGCTCTCGAGCAACGAGAACCCGTTCGATCCCCTGCCCTCGGTGCTCGAGGCGCTGCAGAGCACGACGCCGATCAACCGCTACCCCGACGCCACGGCCGGGCGCCTGCGCGCGCGTCTCGGTGCCCGCTACGGGGTCGAGCCCGACCAGGTGCACGTCGCATCCGGCAGCGTGTCGATCCTGCACCAGCTGATCCTCGCGACCGCGTCGGTGGGTGATGAGGTCATCTACGCCTGGCGCTCCTTCGAGGCGTACCCCAGCCTGCCGCTGGTGGCCGGTGCGACCGGGGTGCAGGTGCCGCTCACCGCCGATTCCCGCCACGATCTCGATGCGATGGCGGACGCGGTGACCGATCGCACCCGCGCGATCATCCTGTGCACGCCCAACAACCCGACCGGGCCGATCATCACCTCGGCCGAGTTCGCCGCCTTCGTCGAGCGCGTCCCGAACGACGTCCTGATCATCCTCGACGAGGCGTACACCGAGTTCGTCACGGCGCCCGACGCGGTCGACGGCCTCGCCGAGCGCGTGTTCGAACAGCACCCGAACGTGGTGGTGCTGCGCACCTTCTCGAAGGCGTACGGTCTCGCCGGCCTCCGCGTCGGCTATGCGATCGGACACGAGAAGGTGCTCGACGCCGCGCGCACCACCGGTATCCCGCTCTCGGTCACCTCCGCCGCGGAGAACGCCGCGATCGCCAGCCTCGACGCCGAGCCCGAGCTTCTGGAGCGCGTCGCCGTGATCGTCGAGCGACGCGCCCGCCTCCTGGAGGGCCTCCGCGCGCAGGGCTGGGACGTGCCAGACTCCCAGTCCAACTTCGTCTGGCTGCCCGCGGGCGAGCGCACCGACGACGTGGCTGCGGCCTTCGTGGAGAACGACCTCATCGTCCGTCCGTTCTCGGGAGACGGCATCCGCATCTCGGTGGGCGAGGAAGACTCCATCGCCCGCGTGCTCGAGGTGGCAGCCTCCGTCCGCTGA
- a CDS encoding type II toxin-antitoxin system death-on-curing family toxin, which produces MTTEYIEPAQALALIGKLGLHVRDEGLLFSALARSSAGMFGVDAYPTFAEKAAALISSVAQNHALFDGNKRISLYLTFIFIRLNGYEVTFTNDEAFDFVLDVAQSRLDLHQIAQVISAHIAEDTAG; this is translated from the coding sequence ATGACGACGGAGTACATCGAGCCGGCGCAGGCCCTCGCCCTGATAGGGAAGCTCGGACTGCACGTCCGTGACGAAGGGTTGCTCTTCTCCGCGCTCGCTCGCTCTTCAGCGGGGATGTTCGGCGTCGATGCGTATCCGACCTTCGCGGAGAAGGCCGCGGCGCTGATCAGTTCGGTCGCACAGAACCACGCGCTGTTCGACGGCAACAAGCGGATCTCTCTGTACCTCACGTTCATCTTCATCCGACTCAACGGATACGAGGTGACGTTCACGAACGACGAGGCATTCGACTTCGTTCTCGACGTCGCACAGAGCCGACTGGACCTGCACCAGATCGCACAGGTCATCTCCGCACACATTGCAGAAGACACCGCAGGCTGA
- a CDS encoding ribbon-helix-helix protein, CopG family, whose product MAMTVRLPEELDAQLEAIARARHTSKHAVIIEAAARFANSESKTDRVLSIADEVTERYAETLKRLEDA is encoded by the coding sequence ATGGCGATGACGGTGCGACTTCCGGAAGAACTCGATGCACAGCTCGAGGCGATCGCGCGCGCCCGGCACACTTCGAAGCACGCGGTGATCATCGAGGCGGCAGCGCGGTTCGCGAACAGCGAGTCGAAGACAGACCGCGTGCTCTCGATCGCCGACGAGGTGACCGAACGCTACGCCGAGACTCTCAAGCGACTCGAAGACGCCTGA
- a CDS encoding thiamine pyrophosphate-dependent dehydrogenase E1 component subunit alpha, translating to MTTSETPLVSVLDETGRYAPSAAAERYLPLIEAIGDAELEQFYRDMVVIRAIDTQATNLQRQGQLALWPPSRGQEAAQVGSGRAARAQDTIFPSYREHAVTRIRGVDPVDIIKLMRGVSHGGWDPTDPKNGNTRLYTLVLGSQVLHAAGYGMGLVFDGRTGTGDADRDEAVIVYYGDGASSQGDVHEAMVFAASYQAPTVFFLQNNHWAISVPVSTQSRVPLVQRSAGYGIPSVRVDGNDVLASYAVSRVALDEARAGNGPQAIEAVTYRLGAHTTSDDPTKYRGTDEEQYWAGRDPIVRMRAFLEGRGASAQLFADVEAEAADAAEDLRARTVELGLPSADKIFDYVYSEPHPLIDQQKAWRAQYEASFEGGAQ from the coding sequence GTGACCACCTCCGAGACACCCCTTGTGAGCGTTCTGGACGAGACCGGACGCTACGCGCCGTCCGCCGCCGCTGAGCGATACCTTCCCCTGATCGAAGCGATCGGCGACGCGGAACTCGAGCAGTTCTACCGGGACATGGTCGTGATCCGTGCGATCGACACCCAGGCGACGAACCTGCAGCGGCAGGGGCAGCTCGCGCTGTGGCCGCCGAGCCGGGGGCAGGAGGCGGCACAGGTCGGCTCCGGTCGCGCCGCCCGCGCGCAGGACACGATCTTCCCCTCGTACCGCGAGCACGCCGTGACCCGCATCCGCGGCGTCGATCCCGTCGACATCATCAAGCTGATGCGCGGCGTCTCCCACGGCGGGTGGGACCCGACCGACCCCAAGAACGGCAACACCCGGTTGTACACGCTCGTGCTCGGATCTCAGGTGCTGCACGCCGCCGGCTACGGCATGGGCCTCGTCTTCGACGGCCGCACCGGAACCGGCGATGCCGACCGCGATGAAGCGGTCATCGTCTACTACGGCGATGGTGCATCCAGTCAGGGCGACGTGCACGAGGCGATGGTCTTCGCCGCGAGCTACCAGGCGCCCACCGTCTTCTTCCTCCAGAACAACCACTGGGCGATCTCCGTGCCCGTGTCCACCCAGTCGCGCGTGCCGCTCGTGCAGCGCAGTGCCGGCTACGGCATCCCGAGCGTCCGTGTCGACGGCAACGACGTGCTCGCCAGCTACGCCGTCTCCCGTGTCGCGCTCGACGAGGCCCGCGCCGGCAACGGCCCGCAGGCGATCGAGGCCGTCACCTATCGGCTCGGCGCCCACACCACGAGCGACGACCCGACGAAGTACCGCGGCACCGACGAGGAGCAGTACTGGGCCGGTCGCGATCCGATCGTCCGGATGCGCGCGTTCCTCGAAGGGCGGGGCGCATCGGCGCAGCTGTTCGCCGACGTGGAGGCGGAGGCGGCGGATGCCGCGGAGGATCTGCGCGCCCGCACCGTGGAGCTCGGGCTGCCCAGCGCCGACAAGATCTTCGACTACGTGTACAGCGAGCCGCATCCGCTGATCGACCAGCAGAAGGCCTGGCGCGCGCAGTACGAAGCGTCGTTCGAAGGAGGAGCCCAGTGA
- the purB gene encoding adenylosuccinate lyase produces the protein MTFQPSLPPQPLSPLDGRYRGAVTGLADFLSEAGLNRARVEVEVEWLIALTDRSLFETTPLSDADKERLRALYRDFGQAEIDWLAEKEAVTQHDVKAIEYLVRDRLSTLGLDGIAELTHFAATSEDINSASYALTVKRAVEEVWLPALDTVIAKLRELAVEHADAAMLSRTHGQPATPSTMGKELAVFAWRLERVRGQIAASDYLAKFSGATGTWSAHLAADPDADWPTIAREYIEGMGLGFNILTTQIESHDWQVELYDRVRHAGGILHNLATDIWTYISLGYFAQIPVAGATGSSTMPHKINPIRFENAEANLEISGALLASLGQTLVTSRLQRDLTDSTTQRNIGVAFGHSLLALDNLRRGLNAISLSRDVLLADLDVNWEVLAEAIQTVIRAEVVAGRSTITDPYALLKELTRGHRVGAADLAEFVQGLEIGDAAKQRLLALTPATYTGIAERLAR, from the coding sequence CTGACTTTCCAGCCTTCGCTCCCGCCCCAGCCCCTGAGCCCGCTCGACGGTCGCTACCGCGGCGCCGTCACCGGTCTCGCCGACTTCCTGTCCGAGGCGGGCCTGAACCGGGCGCGCGTCGAGGTCGAGGTCGAGTGGCTGATCGCACTCACCGACCGCTCGCTGTTCGAGACGACTCCGCTCTCCGACGCCGACAAGGAGCGCCTGCGCGCCCTCTACCGCGACTTCGGGCAGGCCGAGATCGACTGGCTGGCCGAGAAGGAAGCGGTCACCCAGCACGATGTGAAGGCGATCGAGTACCTCGTGCGCGACCGGCTCTCGACGCTCGGACTCGACGGCATCGCCGAGCTCACGCACTTCGCCGCCACGAGCGAGGACATCAACTCCGCTTCGTACGCCCTCACCGTGAAGCGCGCCGTCGAAGAGGTCTGGCTCCCGGCGCTCGACACCGTGATCGCGAAGCTGCGCGAGCTCGCCGTCGAGCACGCCGACGCCGCGATGCTCTCCCGCACGCACGGTCAGCCCGCGACGCCGTCGACCATGGGCAAGGAGCTCGCGGTGTTCGCGTGGCGTCTCGAGCGCGTACGCGGCCAGATCGCGGCATCCGACTACCTGGCCAAGTTCTCCGGCGCCACCGGCACCTGGTCCGCGCACCTCGCGGCCGACCCCGACGCCGACTGGCCGACCATCGCCCGCGAGTACATCGAGGGCATGGGCCTGGGGTTCAACATCCTCACCACCCAGATCGAGTCGCACGACTGGCAGGTCGAGCTCTACGACCGCGTGCGTCACGCCGGCGGCATCCTGCACAACCTCGCGACCGACATCTGGACCTACATCTCGCTCGGCTACTTCGCGCAGATCCCGGTCGCCGGTGCCACCGGTTCGTCGACGATGCCGCACAAGATCAACCCGATCCGCTTCGAGAACGCCGAGGCCAACCTCGAGATCTCGGGTGCCCTGCTCGCCTCGCTCGGCCAGACGCTGGTCACCAGCCGCCTGCAGCGCGACCTCACCGACTCCACCACGCAGCGCAACATCGGCGTGGCATTCGGGCACTCGCTGCTCGCCCTGGACAACCTGCGCCGAGGCCTGAACGCGATCTCGCTCTCGCGTGACGTGCTGCTGGCCGACCTCGACGTGAACTGGGAAGTTCTGGCCGAGGCCATCCAGACCGTCATCCGCGCCGAGGTCGTCGCCGGACGCTCCACGATCACCGACCCCTATGCGCTGCTCAAGGAGCTGACGCGCGGACACCGGGTGGGGGCCGCAGACCTCGCCGAGTTCGTGCAGGGTCTCGAGATCGGCGACGCCGCCAAGCAGCGCCTGCTCGCGCTGACCCCGGCGACGTACACGGGCATCGCGGAGCGCCTCGCCCGCTGA
- a CDS encoding low molecular weight protein-tyrosine-phosphatase: protein MAEVVFRDLAERQGLGPRIVSRSAGTGDWHLGERADHRTIDSLARRGYDGSQHRARQFTAAAFADNDLVVALDRTHERILREWAHDEDEEGKVTLLLAFDPNASSHDVPDPYYAGAEMFDSVLGMIEAATRGLFRQLEPALRLPRTPRL, encoded by the coding sequence ATGGCCGAGGTCGTCTTCCGCGACCTCGCCGAACGGCAGGGACTCGGCCCGCGCATCGTCTCGCGCAGTGCGGGAACCGGCGACTGGCATCTCGGCGAGCGGGCCGACCACCGCACGATCGATTCGCTGGCCCGACGCGGCTACGACGGCTCGCAGCACCGCGCCCGCCAGTTCACCGCTGCGGCGTTCGCCGACAACGATCTCGTCGTCGCGCTCGACCGCACCCATGAGCGCATCCTGAGGGAGTGGGCGCACGACGAGGATGAGGAGGGCAAGGTCACCCTGCTGCTGGCCTTCGATCCGAACGCCTCGAGCCACGATGTGCCCGATCCGTACTACGCGGGAGCGGAAATGTTCGATTCCGTGCTCGGTATGATTGAGGCGGCGACTCGGGGCCTGTTCCGTCAGCTCGAACCCGCTCTGCGTCTCCCCCGCACGCCCCGCCTCTGA